Sequence from the Elephas maximus indicus isolate mEleMax1 chromosome 13, mEleMax1 primary haplotype, whole genome shotgun sequence genome:
caaaagcaagataagaaggccagaaggatggcaactaggagtggaaagggggagtgtgctgtcacattgtggggatttcaaccaatgtacaaaacagtatgtataaatttttgaatgagaaattaacttgagctgtaaatttttacctaaagcacaataaaaaatagataaatagtgtgtcctcaaaatatgtgttgtaattcctacctCCCATACctgtggtttggaaaccctggtggcatagtggttaagtgctatggctgctaatcaaaaggtcagcagttcgaatccaccaggcactccttggaaactctatggggtagttctactttgtcctatagggttgctatgagttggattgacttgacagcaatgaatttggtttttggtttttatacctgtgatttggaaaccctggtggtgtagtggctgaattctatggctgctaaccaaagggtcagcagttcaaatccgccaggcgctccttggaaactctattgggcagttctactctgccctatagggtcgctatgagttggaatcgactccatgacaacggGAAAAAATATCtgcagttataatcccatttggcagCATCATCTGTCCAGTTATCTTCCCACCATACATACAGTCTATCGCTTACCAAGTTTTTCCATGGTATTTTTCTGTTATACTAATgaggaagtatatatatatatatataaagatataaaagagcagattaaataGGCAGTAGGGGGAAGATaggtgccatgccacatgaaaatCACCATAATCACCAAGgagtagaagctgaaaagagacaagaaccttcccccagagtcaacagagacagaaagccttcccctacagctggtgccctgaatttcgacttctaaattgtgagaaaataaatttctgttaaagccttccatttgtggtatttctgttatagcagcactagataactaagatagctaCTCATATGTCTTCTTTTATGAAATGTCAGTTCAAGGCTTTTGCCTAtctattgggttatttgtcttttattaatCGATTTGGCAaagctttttatatattctggatataaatactttaaaagatatatgtattgtgaatattttctcccagtctgaggcttgcctttttattttcttttaatagtatttttttaTGAGCAGAAGTTTGTGTTTTCAATAAActgtacatatttaaagtgtacaactttataagttttgacatatgtatatacCCATGAAACCATCATCATGACCAAGATATGAACATATCCATCATTCCCAAAAGTTTTCTCATACTTCTTGGAAATCCCTCCCTCTGTTTCTTCCAGCTCCCATCTCAGACAACTGCTGAttttctttctgtcactatagatttgtttgcattttctagagtttttcagaagtagaatcatacagtttgagagttctttatatattctggatataacttctttatcagatatgtgatttgtaaatatttttcccagtctatggcttgtctttttcttcttttaacagtgtttttacagaagaaaagttttaaattttcatgtccaatttatcagtttttttctttcacggatcatgcttttggtgtggTAGCTAAAAAATCTTtgctaacccaaggtcacaaagactttctcctatgttttcttctagaagttttatagttttaggtttgacAGCAGGGTAACTAAGTCCACAGCATTCAGCATGTACCCTCTGATGGTGAGGGATCTTTTAATTACATATTCCAGAGAAGGCTCTCTGACCACAGAGGTGTCTATTCCCTTCTAGTCTAGGACAGCTCTCATCACCTCCATATTCAAAGTAAACTTATTTTGCTACAGCGTTTGGCCCAGGTTTAGGTGAAAGAGAACAGGAACTCACCGCTTCATTGATGGTTTTGATTAGGAAAAGAACTTCCTTATAAAAATAGAACAGTCTAATGAtacctgaaagagaaaaacaaacgaGAATGGAAGACAGATAAGTGAAACAGCTGTCACATTTGACTTTCTGAAATTATCACCCTCAGCCTGAGAATGAGCCAGGCCCTCATGGATAGtatgatataccaaaaaaaaaaaaaaaacccaaacttgttgctgttgagtggattccaactcgtagtatggtaaaaaaaaaaaatagaaaatcataaATAGTGTCCTAGATAAGGCAGCTGGTGCTATGTTTCCTTCCTGGCCCTTCCACTATCCAAGCTGATCTTGGATTCCCTGTCTTACTCTACCATCACCTGAAATGTTCAGGCTGTTCTCTCTCCTGAGACCCCTCTGCCCCACCTGGATCTATCCTCCTTTCCTTGAAGCCTCCTGTAAGCTCTCTGGCACACCAATCTGTTCCTTGATGTTTCTCTACCTGTTCTGCATATCACCCCATGCTGCCTTGCATTGTCATCACACTGTTTCTGGTGAGTACATTTTATTCCTCTAGTGAGATCACAGATTTTCTGAGGGGAAGAATCACATCTTACCCTTCTTTGTGCCTCACCTCTCACCCCTCAGTAAGCCTCTCCTACAGTTACTTTTGTTGAATTAATAAGTAATTATGCCATTCTAATTTCTATTTAACCTGGGAAATCCAGTATATTATCACCCTCCACCATgacttctttcctctttctttagGTGCCTCCAGGTACTCATAACCTCCTCTACATCCATAATTCTGCTCAACCCAATAAATATTCATGGCATATCTGCTCCATGCCAGCAAGTATGTGGGGACACCAAGGCAGTTTCTGCCTTCAGATTTATCATATTGAGGGTAACACAGACATGAAGCCAAATAAATACAGTGTGATAAATAAGATCCTATTGTTAGACCAAACTCCTCTTGAATATCACATTTCCACTCAGGTATCCTCCAAATGCCTCAAACCTTGTGCATGTTCAAATTGAAACTCCAACTCACAGATGCCTGAAATCTTACTTTCTAATAGTTGCTATCATGGAAGGCAGCATCATCTGTCCAGTTGTCTCTCCACCATATATACAATCTGTCGCTCACCAAGTTTttccattatatatttttttatttttaaaaaaacttttaattttgcattaattttagacttaaggagccctagtgacgcaatggttaagtgcacagctgctaactaaaagtttggtgctttgaacccaactaccaggtctgtgggagaaagacctggcgatcttggcttgcataaaggttacagccaaggaaacctatggggcagttctactttgtcacagttctactttgtcacatgagtcggaactgactcgacagcacccaacaacaattttagatttacagaaaagtactATTGTTATGTAAGCTATCTTACATAATGATAGTAcaattttccttctcattttaactgcccctgcttttttttttttttagccatggcTAACTCTAGTAATTTCTCTCTTTAATGAATGCAATAGTTCTTCCTGGTCTCCCTGCCTCTTATTTTGACTTTTAAGCTCCTGGCAGGGTGCCACATCCCTTTCTTGCATTGTGTTCTTCAGCATGCCCTTGCCAGTCGAGCAGAGCCTGTTGCTGAGGGAAATGCGTGCTCTAACAAAGGATGACCACGTCAGCAGGCACTTTCTGCTCTGCTTGCCTCGACAGTACagacccaccccaccccctcggCTTCCTGGCCAATGCTGACATTTGCCTTTTCATCTCCATCAAGTATAGAAGCTCCCCCATACCCAAAGACAGTAGCCTGGGTCACGTAGgaccaccacccacccacccactgccgtcgagtcgattccaactcatagcgaccccataggacagagtagaaccggccgatagagtttccaaggagcacctggcggattcgaactgccgacctctcggttggcagcagtagcacttaaccactacgccaccagggttttcccctaGGGCCACAGAGgcctctatttccaaacataAAGACAGGCTAGAGGTAGCCCAGCTATCTGGGATGTGAGGAGGAGGTAAGCTGTCAGTCCCAAGTCCCTCCTTTTGATAAGCTTGACCTGTCCAGTGTTTGGAGCTCTTCTCTGGGTCTATGCCACATCCTGGTCCCGCAGAAGGCATCACCCGCCCTCTGTACCCATGCATTGCTGCTTCTGATGCTCTCCTAGAATTATGAGACAAACAATAGCACCAGCTACCCTATCTAGGACACTATTTATGATTTTCTATACCATACtaccagttggaatccactcaacagcaacaagtttggggttttttttttttttttggtatatcataCTATCCATGAGGGCCTGGCTCATTTTCAggctgagggagaaaagaaagctcTGGTTTATGTGAATGGCAGGATTGCTGAGTGCCCTAAAGGTGGGGATTCTGGGGCCACACTGCCTGGTTTAAATCCTGCCTGTGCCACTTATTTTCTTTGGTACTCAAGTAAGTTATTTAATCTCCTTGCCTCAGTTGCCTCTTGTGAAAAATAGGAGTAATTAATTGTACTTACCTCGTGGGACTGATGTGAAGATGAAATGGGGTAACATGTGGGAGTTAgactagtgcctggcacactacACTTGCTCCATAGGTGTTAGTTACTACTACATGACCGGGGAGAATTTTTCATGCCTGGCCCCACCCATACCTGGAAAGGAGATTAAATTGAACAACAGTCTACAATCCTTGCATCCTTTTCTTCTCCACAATCTCACCACCaagacaaaaacccactgccattgattctGGCTCCTAGCTAGGCTAAAAGGGGCAGCGAAGGACATGTACCAATTTCATCCACAGTAGCAATAAGTATTTCAGTCCCCAAATCTGTGGCCCAGATGGAAGTGACATCAACTTTAAGTTTCTCCCAAGCACATATTCGTTTAGCATTGTACAGATGATAGATTGAGAATCCTTTGGCTCCTCCAATAAACATATAGTCTTGAGAAACAGCTATACAGTTTGGCATTGTGCTCAgctgggaaaacaaaaacagacagacAAAAAGGAATGATTTTCAGTTATCACTGTCTTCAAATAATATGAGATAAATTTTCAAAGACGGATGAGGGTCCTTCCTTGATATAATACCATCCCCAAACATACTGCTCATCTAAATCTCTTGCCCAAGCATCAAGAAATTCATCATATTCCACTTTTACAGGAAAAGCCAGAGAAAACAAAGTTGGGAATAAATGCATATTCACAACACTAAGCatgaccaccaaaaaaaaaaaaaaaaagattgccgttgagttgattctgatgcatagcgaccctacaggacagagtagaactcctccatagagtttccaaggagtgcctggtgcatttgaactgccaaccttttggttggcagccgtgactcttaaccgctataccacaaGTGTTCCCTGTGATATGTGGATAAATGGCCTATTCCCTGTACTTTATTTCATCTAGAACACTGCGGGAAGAGTGATAGCTGAGGCACTGGCAGATTCTCAACCAACAAGAAAGGGTGTGGAcgatactaaaccaaaagcaaagaattttcctgaataaactgaacgcttcgaaggccagtgtagcaaaggtgggggtttgggggccattgtttcaggggacatctaagtcaactggcataataaaatctgttaagaaaacattctgcatcccactttggagagtggcgtctggggtcttcagtgctagcaagcagccatctaagatgcatcaattggtctcaacccacttggaacaagggagagtgaagaactccaaagacacaaggtaattatgagcccaagaggctgaaagggccacataaagcagaggctACATTAgtctgggaccagaagaactagatggtgcccggctacaaccaatgactgtcctgacagggaacacaacaaagaacccctgagggagcaggagagcagtgggatgcagacctcaaattcttataaaaagactagacttaatggtctgactgacactagaaggaccccagaggtcatgctccccagaccttctgttagctccaaacaggaaccattcccaaagccaactcttcagacagggattggactggactatggggtagacaatgatattggtgaagaatgagcttcttggatcaagcagactcatgagactatgctggcatctcctgtctgaagaggagatgagagggtagagggggtcagaagctggccgaatggacatgaaaatagggagtggagggaaagagtgtgctgtctcattagagggtgagcaattaggagtatacagcaaggtgtttataagtttttgtatgagagtctgacttgatttgtaaactttcacttaaagcacaataaaaactttttaaaaagtgtggATTAATACATTCAGAACAAATTTTCAATAATAACAGCTGAATAAAAAGGTCTTCTAAgcaaagggggacagaagctggctgaatggacacggaaatagagtgaagagaaggagtgtgctgtctcattgggggagagcaaccaggagtgtatagcaaggtgtatataaatttttgtatgaaagactgactcgatttgtaaactttcacttagagcacaataaaaattaagaaaagaataaaaaacaaaattcccCAGGCAACTACCAGATCCATTCTAATCAACATCAGCATGTCTATAGCCTTTCAAGATGGTGCCCACCTTATTGAGTGAAGGTGTCTGATAGGAAGGCCTTCCCTGGATCAGGTGTTTTCACTTATTAACACTCAACTGAGAAACAGAGACTCCTGGTCTCAGCCTGCTGATAGTCATTACCTTGATTTCTTCAAGTGGAGAGTAGATTGTGGGCTGGATCCGACTGAGCTCGGCTTCCCTTGATGCCTCCCTCTCCTCAATAATTTCCCATGACCGCTCAAACAGAAGGTTTACTAGCTTGTTTATCATCCGATAAGGTTGAGGCAGGGAATCCAGCTCCTGATCTGGATCCTTGAAGCCATAATCCTCTTCATCATCTTTAGACCAGTCCTTCTCTGATGGGGGTGGGATCTCTAGTGGTCCCTTTTGTTTATAAATGGGTCGCTTCACCTTCTGGGTCTGACTTCCTTTAGGGGATGACATCACAAAAGGCAGCACTGGGAATTTCTGTGAGACTCTAAAAAGCTGATAAAGGAAGTAAGCAAAGGCACTTTGAGAAAAAAGGGAAGCTACCTGAAGATAGCACACCATTTTCTCCAACACAACGGCCCATGAGGATTATTTATTCCAGAGACTGGCACTTTCCTTATTTTTCACAGGATTGTACCACACTACTAGGATGTGCTGTTCATATTAATGAGGACCTCAGCAGAGACAGGTATTGATTATTCACATCTTCCATGCCAACCCAAGATGATGTGTGTTAGAACGGAAGGAGAGAAATTTGGCATCCTTGTTGTCTTCCTTCACCTCCTGATAGGAGAGTATTTGTCTTCCTGTCCCAGATAGAGTTCATCTTTCCTCCTGCAACTTATGTCTTCTCCTGTTTCTCCATCTCGGCAAATGGCTATGCTCAAACTAGCCAGGCAGTTAGCCATGACTCTCTAGCCTTCCTTCTCCTCTACCCCTACCTGGATGCTAGTTCAAGCATCCAATCCTTCCAATCCTTGCTGTTTAATTTGTTTCCTTCTCCAGTCCCACTACTGCCATCCAGGAGTTCTGTAGGCACAGTACCCAGGGCCTATGAGATTTTTCAAAGGCCTACAGAAGTGTTTAAgctatataggtatatatacatatatatctataccaaaaaaaccaaacccagtgccgtcgagtcaattccgactcatagtgaccctgtaggacagagtagaactgacccatagagtgttcaaggagcacctggtggattcaaactgccgaccctttggttagcagcagtagcacttaaccactatgccaccagggtttccatctacatatataaatatagatcAAATATATGACATTAAAGACTAATTGCTAATTTTTTAGGCATGAAAAAAAGTAAATCATTTGGCTCTCCACCTGAAATATGCGTAAGAACAGTTTTCATGTCATTGGACATTAGGCAACCAAGGACTATGATTCCTCAGAGAGAGTAAATACATGAGGCGAGCTCTGTAATAGCCCAAGCTTACTGTCTCAAGAGAATTTCCAGGCTGTGGCACAGGGAGGGGGAACCTAGATGGAGCTTAGTGAACTTGAGAATTCTTGGTAAACAGCTAGAGTTTGCAGGGCAGAGAACCAGAGAGGAGAGAACTCCTGAGATCTGCAGAGGGGTCCTCCTTGAGTATTCAGAATAGTACTAATCAGTGCAGAAGAGTGAGGAAACTACCTGACACCTACCTGATGCCGGGAGAAAAAAATTACCTGAAGTAATTAGCGGAACAGTAACCTAAATGCATACAGGGCCAGGAATAGTGCCTGTTCCCGCCAGCCAGACTAGAAAACCTCATAATTCAAGTGGCATTGGATAGAGTGCTCAGAAGAACCTGTCTCAATATTGGGAAAAATGAGCCCTAGAATAAAAGCTGCTCTGTTATCAACTAACAAATCTTAGAAGACGAAATTGTTTCTAAGTAAACTTAACTGCATCCCATAACAAAGCTCAAGAATACTTgtaggaatacaaaaatatccagcaTCCAATGAGGAAAAACTCACAATGTCTGGGATCCACTACAAATTACCTGGCATACAAGAAGCAAGAAAATACAAggcataaaaaagagaaaagctgaTCAATCAAAACTGGCCTACAATTGATAGCTATTAGAATGAGCAGACAAGAAATTATAACACTTATGAAGAAAACCATACCAAGGAATATCAAATTGCTCAAAAGTAGTGATATAGACAAAAATCTGAAAAGTAACCAGAGGAAAAAATATACATTATGAATAGAGGAATAAAATATAGGATGACAGAAGATTTTGTAAAAGAAACAGTGCAAGCAAGAAGTCAGTGGAGCAACAActttaaagtactgaagaaaaaaacttgTCAACCTAGAATCCTATATTCAGAAAACTTATCTTTTAAACAACAAAGGTCAAATTAAGGCTttttcaaacacacaaaaaactgaaagaattcatCAACAGCAGACCAGCATTACAAGAAATAATGCTAAAGAAAGgctttcaggcagaaggaaaatattaccaGATGGAAACACGAACTTACACGCAGGAGTGAAAAGCACTGGAAATGGTAGCAATGtgggtaaatataaaagactttttcttgttatttaaatctctttaaaaaatatttaaaatgtttaaacagaaaaataataatgcaGCGTGGGGTTAATAACATATGtagaagaaaaatgtataacaacaatagcaaaaaggctGGGAGAGAAGAAATGAAAGTACTGTACACCAATATTGCTTGAAGTTAGACTATGATAAATTAAAGATTTATACTATAAACCCTAAAGCAATCACTAAAGTACTAAAACTAAGAATTATAGCTAGTAAGACAACagagagataaaataaaataaaaacactcaactaaaaaagaggaggaagggaaCAAAGGATAGACaggacaaatagaaaataaatagcaaaatcTACTCATATCAATAATCAAGACAAATGTAATAGTCTAAATACtctaattaaaaggcagagattgtcaaaTTAGACAAAAAGCAAGACTCAATATATGCTACCTATAAGAAACacactttttttaaaagtaatattttattgagtttttcatgaaagtttacacagcaaattaggttcccatttgacaatttctacacaaattgttcagtgacattagttacatttatcataatgtgtcaacattctctttaactgtgttctgtttgttccatttccagtgctctagtttccctgccccttatcctctcatctttgcttttgagttaactgttgaccatttggtctcatagcaatggtttttaagtagagcactgATCTTATGGGTTAcatcttttattttgtgtgtcactctgctattttgctaaaaggtgatctcaggagaCAGCctcggttctaggtttaaagagcgGCTCAGGGTGctggtctcagggagtcctctgttctctactgagAACACACTTTAATCATAAAAACACATATATTACTAATAAAAGGGTAGAAATAGATATACCATGCTAACACTAATTAAAAGAAAGCTAGAGTAGATGTATTAATATCGGTCATagtagatttcagagcaaagaatattACCTCAGATAAAGAGCTTCATTTCAAAATGATAAatgggtcaattcatcaagaacacATAACAGTCCTAAATGTTTATGTACCTTATAACAGAACTTCaacatatatgaagcaaacaacgttctacattctactttgttgagtagcatctggtgtcttaaaagcctgtgagcgacaatctaagatacaactagtgGTCTCTTCCCGTCTGGAGTAAagcagagtgaagaaaaccaaagactcaagggagcaattagtccaaaggactaatggaccacatgcacTGCAGCCTACacagccctgagaccagaagaactagatggtgcccagctaccactactgactgctctgactgggatcgcAATAGAAGAAGGTcctgaacagagcaggagaaaaataaagaacaaaaattcaaatcaataaaaaaaaaaaaaaaaaagaccagacttaccagcctgatagagactggaggaacccctgagacaatGTCATTAAGACATCTCTCTAACTTGGAACTGTAGCCATTCCCtgaaaccaccttccagccaagcaatagacaggcctataaaataagcaataacaccCAAAAAGAACATGCTCTGAAGAACAAACAATTATCCGAGACCAAAAGAGCAACAttagcccaaaagtaaagatgagaaggcaggaaggggtaggaaaaccagaaaaaaggaaatggggaacccagggaggaaatggggagagttcTGGCATaatatggggattgcaaccaacgtcatggTACAGtttgtgtacaatttgttgaatgtgaaactaatttgctctgtaaactttcacctaaaacacaacaaaatattaaagacatatatataaagcaaaaactgatagaattgCAAAGAGAAGTAGACAAATCCACAAGTATAGTCAGAGACTTCAATACCCTTTCTCAATAATTTATAGAACTTGTAGACATAAAAATCATTAAGGATACAGAAaacttgaacaacactatcaacTAATttaaggggtcctggtggcacctgacagctaacccaaagattggcagttcgaacccatcagatgctccgaaggagaaaagacctggcaatctgttcctgtaaagatttcagcctaggaaaccctatgaggcagttttactctgtcctatagggtcaccatgagtcagaattgacttgacagcacacaacaacgacaacatcatCAACTAATGTGATCTGATTGGCATTTATGAACACCCCACCCAAAAATAGCAAATACAATTTACTTttaagtgcacatgaaacatttaccaagatagatcatattctgggccataaacCAAGTCTTAATACATTTAAAAGTATTCaagtcatacaaagtatgttctctgaccaccaTAGACAATTAttttagaaaccaataacagaaaggtATTTGGAAAATCCCAAAATATTAGTAAACTGAATAGCACATTTCTTAATAACTCATGGATCATTCTACACACCAATTAGaatagcgaaaaaaaaaaaaaaacctgacaataCTGAGTGCCGGTG
This genomic interval carries:
- the WDR93 gene encoding WD repeat-containing protein 93 isoform X15; the protein is MGPNQLFRVSQKFPVLPFVMSSPKGSQTQKVKRPIYKQKGPLEIPPPSEKDWSKDDEEDYGFKDPDQELDSLPQPYRMINKLVNLLFERSWEIIEEREASREAELSRIQPTIYSPLEEIKLSTMPNCIAVSQDYMFIGGAKGFSIYHLYNAKRICAWEKLKVDVTSIWATDLGTEILIATVDEIGIIRLFYFYKEVLFLIKTINEADDASKQTTCIKMELSHRGDFAAFLLQGSGDVWLDVYKLPKESWLKEVEHPLNTVNLKKKAKPLQLNNTDHVTADHLETDANAVFKGDAKLSHPVSIMKIKPPKPVSGTTFKSPLEVFAKIEDCYGLGSGQNHFIKDSQWEQQAAIFHASYKKYLDGEREEEPLREPVYQHTTGSIAPRTRG
- the WDR93 gene encoding WD repeat-containing protein 93 isoform X17: MGPNQLFRVSQKFPVLPFVMSSPKGSQTQKVKRPIYKQKGPLEIPPPSEKDWSKDDEEDYGFKDPDQELDSLPQPYRMINKLVNLLFERSWEIIEEREASREAELSRIQPTIYSPLEEIKLSTMPNCIAVSQDYMFIGGAKGFSIYHLYNAKRICAWEKLKVDVTSIWATDLGTEILIATVDEIGIIRLFYFYKEVLFLIKTINEADDASKQTTCIKMELSHRGDFAAFLLQGSGDVWLDVYKLPKESWLKEVEHPLNTVNLKKKAKPLQLNNTDHVTADHLETDANAVFKGDAKLSHPVSIMKIKPPKPVSGAIKLVPTHSDPGCNRTKRCPVLCHPHG
- the WDR93 gene encoding WD repeat-containing protein 93 isoform X18, whose amino-acid sequence is MGPNQLFRVSQKFPVLPFVMSSPKGSQTQKVKRPIYKQKGPLEIPPPSEKDWSKDDEEDYGFKDPDQELDSLPQPYRMINKLVNLLFERSWEIIEEREASREAELSRIQPTIYSPLEEIKLSTMPNCIAVSQDYMFIGGAKGFSIYHLYNAKRICAWEKLKVDVTSIWATDLGTEILIATVDEIGIIRLFYFYKEVLFLIKTINEADDASKQTTCIKMELSHRGDFAAFLLQGSGDVWLDVYKLPKESWLKEVEHPLNTVNLKKKAKPLQLNNTDHVTADHLETDANAVFKGDAKLSHPVSIMKIKPPKPVSGNYIRLQNGEEPRDHGLAMLTHILWGHN
- the WDR93 gene encoding WD repeat-containing protein 93 isoform X20, whose product is MGPNQLFRVSQKFPVLPFVMSSPKGSQTQKVKRPIYKQKGPLEIPPPSEKDWSKDDEEDYGFKDPDQELDSLPQPYRMINKLVNLLFERSWEIIEEREASREAELSRIQPTIYSPLEEIKLSTMPNCIAVSQDYMFIGGAKGFSIYHLYNAKRICAWEKLKVDVTSIWATDLGTEILIATVDEIGIIRLFYFYKEVLFLIKTINEAAKK
- the WDR93 gene encoding WD repeat-containing protein 93 isoform X19 — protein: MGPNQLFRVSQKFPVLPFVMSSPKGSQTQKVKRPIYKQKGPLEIPPPSEKDWSKDDEEDYGFKDPDQELDSLPQPYRMINKLVNLLFERSWEIIEEREASREAELSRIQPTIYSPLEEIKLSTMPNCIAVSQDYMFIGGAKGFSIYHLYNAKRICAWEKLKVDVTSIWATDLGTEILIATVDEIGIIRLFYFYKEVLFLIKTINEADDASKQTTCIKMELSHRGDFAAFLLQGSGDVWLDVYKLPKESWLKEVEHPLNTVNLKKKAKPLQLNNTDHVTADHLETDANAVFKGDAKLSHPVSIMKIKPPKPVSGLRR
- the WDR93 gene encoding WD repeat-containing protein 93 isoform X16, whose protein sequence is MGPNQLFRVSQKFPVLPFVMSSPKGSQTQKVKRPIYKQKGPLEIPPPSEKDWSKDDEEDYGFKDPDQELDSLPQPYRMINKLVNLLFERSWEIIEEREASREAELSRIQPTIYSPLEEIKLSTMPNCIAVSQDYMFIGGAKGFSIYHLYNAKRICAWEKLKVDVTSIWATDLGTEILIATVDEIGIIRLFYFYKEVLFLIKTINEADDASKQTTCIKMELSHRGDFAAFLLQGSGDVWLDVYKLPKESWLKEVEHPLNTVNLKKKAKPLQLNNTDHVTADHLETDANAVFKGDAKLSHPVSIMKIKPPKPVSAWPHSIFSSLAAYLQCQRKSRALQEQPVSLAYTGLGVIISSSIHFTEL